One Aneurinibacillus migulanus genomic region harbors:
- a CDS encoding TetR/AcrR family transcriptional regulator: MVRKREFDEEKALDAAMQLFWEKGYNATSLSDLTATMGIQRPSLYSAFGDKEKLFEAALRKYTKLHASDIRTKLQNHRSVKEAIRIFFEDLVEEEYKEGQSKGCFCINTMVELAPHDEKFEILTREHQMYLSVIFQEMIVRGIRSGELESSLNAKALAQTLVVSLIGLTVWMKSRPERSFVDNSVAMILTLLK, encoded by the coding sequence GTGGTTCGAAAACGTGAATTTGATGAGGAAAAAGCATTAGACGCTGCCATGCAACTTTTTTGGGAGAAAGGGTATAATGCTACTTCATTAAGCGATTTAACAGCTACTATGGGGATACAACGCCCAAGCTTATATTCAGCTTTTGGAGACAAAGAAAAATTATTCGAAGCAGCATTGCGTAAATATACAAAGTTACATGCTTCTGACATTCGAACAAAACTGCAAAACCACCGATCTGTAAAAGAAGCAATTCGCATATTTTTTGAGGATTTGGTGGAAGAGGAATATAAAGAGGGTCAGAGTAAGGGATGTTTTTGCATTAATACAATGGTAGAACTTGCCCCTCACGATGAAAAATTTGAAATTCTCACAAGGGAACATCAGATGTATCTTTCGGTCATATTTCAAGAAATGATTGTCCGAGGTATTCGCTCAGGTGAACTTGAAAGCAGCCTGAATGCTAAAGCTTTAGCACAGACACTGGTCGTTTCATTAATCGGGCTTACTGTGTGGATGAAATCTCGTCCAGAACGCTCATTTGTAGATAACTCTGTCGCGATGATATTAACATTATTAAAATAA
- a CDS encoding GNAT family N-acetyltransferase, translated as MYLIESGERRFFIEQDGQKFAEITYTPVGDDTIIIDHTFVSDALRGQRIAEKLVYKVVEKARMENKKIIPLCPFAKSQFMRHEEYQDVLK; from the coding sequence ATGTACTTGATTGAATCTGGGGAACGTCGTTTCTTTATTGAGCAAGATGGTCAAAAATTTGCTGAAATCACCTATACACCTGTAGGTGATGACACCATTATTATCGATCACACTTTCGTATCTGATGCTCTTAGAGGACAGAGGATAGCTGAAAAACTTGTTTATAAAGTAGTTGAAAAAGCGAGGATGGAAAACAAGAAAATTATCCCTTTATGTCCTTTTGCTAAAAGTCAATTTATGCGACATGAAGAATACCAAGATGTATTGAAATAA
- a CDS encoding Cfr family 23S rRNA (adenine(2503)-C(8))-methyltransferase — MLRINATTKYGKIKQFLKSMKQPDYRFKQIIHAIFQQRVGYFEQMDVLPKTLREQLINEFGENILNINPVLEHTSQQVKKVLFRLPDSNKIEAVGMKYHAGWESFCISSQCGCNLDCKFCATGAIGLRRNLTADEITDQALYFYLDGHSLDSIAFMGMGEALANGNIFAALDIFTNPALFALSPRRITVSTVGIIPTIRRMTRDYPQVNLTFSLHSPFNEQRSSFMPVNDRFPLVEVMNALDDHIQVTGRKIYIAYIMLPGVNDSLDHAKAVIELLKGRVKSGRLYHVNIIRYNPTMDAPVHYGESDEKKVNAFFKKLASAGIHVTVRQQFGIDINAACGQLYGQYQKKAYNNN; from the coding sequence ATGCTACGAATAAATGCAACAACTAAATATGGAAAAATAAAACAATTTTTAAAAAGTATGAAGCAGCCTGATTACAGGTTCAAGCAAATAATCCATGCTATTTTCCAACAACGTGTTGGATACTTTGAACAAATGGATGTGTTACCAAAAACATTAAGGGAGCAATTAATAAATGAATTTGGTGAAAACATTTTAAATATTAATCCAGTGTTAGAACATACTTCCCAACAAGTTAAAAAAGTTCTTTTTAGATTGCCTGATTCTAATAAGATAGAAGCTGTAGGTATGAAATATCATGCTGGTTGGGAGTCTTTTTGTATTTCCTCCCAATGTGGGTGTAATTTAGACTGTAAATTTTGTGCCACAGGTGCTATTGGATTAAGGAGAAACCTTACTGCCGATGAAATAACTGACCAAGCGCTTTACTTTTACTTGGATGGACATTCTTTAGATAGTATTGCGTTTATGGGGATGGGGGAAGCTCTGGCGAACGGTAATATTTTCGCTGCTTTAGATATATTTACTAACCCAGCTTTATTTGCATTAAGCCCAAGGAGGATTACTGTTTCAACAGTCGGGATTATACCTACTATTAGAAGAATGACTCGTGACTATCCACAAGTTAATCTCACGTTCTCACTACATTCCCCTTTTAATGAACAACGAAGTTCCTTCATGCCTGTGAATGATCGGTTTCCTTTGGTGGAAGTTATGAATGCATTAGATGATCATATTCAAGTAACGGGTAGGAAGATCTATATAGCTTATATTATGTTGCCTGGTGTTAATGACTCCTTGGACCATGCGAAAGCTGTTATTGAACTCCTTAAAGGAAGAGTAAAATCAGGTCGGTTATACCATGTAAATATTATAAGGTATAACCCAACCATGGATGCACCAGTGCATTACGGAGAATCGGATGAAAAGAAAGTAAATGCATTTTTTAAGAAATTAGCATCAGCAGGGATACACGTCACAGTTAGACAACAATTTGGGATTGATATTAACGCAGCTTGCGGACAACTTTATGGTCAATATCAAAAAAAGGCATATAACAATAATTAA
- a CDS encoding YdeI/OmpD-associated family protein, giving the protein MTNSTMNPKVDEFLSKAKKWKEEYEKLRNIVLDCELTEEFKWMHPCYTFEKKNIVLIHGFKEYCALLFHKGALLQDAHGILIQQTENVQAARQIRFTNVQEIVEMETILKAYIYEAIEIEKAGLEVNFKKNTEFLIPEELQNKFDEIPALKTAFEALTPGRQRAYILYFSQPKQSKTRESRVEKCMQKILDGKGLND; this is encoded by the coding sequence ATGACAAATAGTACAATGAATCCTAAGGTTGATGAATTTTTAAGTAAAGCTAAAAAGTGGAAGGAAGAATATGAGAAGTTGAGAAATATCGTTCTTGACTGTGAACTGACCGAAGAATTTAAGTGGATGCATCCTTGTTACACGTTTGAGAAAAAAAACATAGTTTTAATACATGGATTTAAAGAATATTGTGCGCTTCTGTTTCACAAAGGTGCCTTGTTACAGGATGCCCATGGGATTCTAATCCAACAAACGGAGAATGTACAGGCGGCGCGCCAGATTCGGTTCACCAATGTTCAAGAAATAGTTGAAATGGAAACCATCTTGAAAGCCTATATTTATGAAGCCATTGAAATTGAAAAAGCCGGTTTGGAAGTGAATTTTAAAAAGAATACAGAATTCCTAATTCCTGAAGAACTTCAAAATAAATTCGATGAAATCCCTGCCTTGAAAACTGCTTTTGAAGCATTGACGCCGGGACGGCAAAGAGCATACATTCTTTATTTTTCTCAACCCAAACAATCCAAAACTCGAGAGTCAAGAGTTGAAAAATGTATGCAGAAAATTCTCGATGGAAAGGGATTAAATGATTAG
- a CDS encoding pirin family protein, which yields MIKVITKEGRYKPFDPLRIFDIDIIQPGQGFGMHPHANREIVTYVIDGTLEHQDNLGNKVILEAGGVQRITAGTGIFHSECNRSKDKPVHLLQIWFLPTNKGLPPSWEQKRFTKEQQRNQLFPIVSGTPLRKALHINQDIIMYVSYLETGKAITFTQEEGRRIFLFVMEGELTLNRSMTLNRHNSARVTETSTLEVTTNSGTHFMLIDLP from the coding sequence ATGATAAAAGTAATAACAAAGGAGGGGCGTTATAAGCCCTTTGATCCCCTGAGAATTTTTGATATAGATATCATTCAGCCTGGGCAAGGATTTGGAATGCACCCTCATGCTAATAGGGAAATTGTAACCTATGTTATCGATGGCACATTAGAGCATCAGGATAATTTAGGTAACAAAGTTATCCTGGAAGCAGGAGGTGTACAAAGGATAACGGCTGGAACAGGAATTTTTCATTCTGAATGCAACCGTTCCAAGGATAAACCCGTTCACCTTCTCCAGATTTGGTTTTTACCTACTAACAAGGGACTCCCTCCTTCCTGGGAACAAAAACGGTTTACCAAGGAACAACAACGTAATCAGCTTTTTCCTATTGTATCGGGTACTCCCCTTAGAAAAGCCTTACATATAAATCAGGATATAATCATGTATGTATCGTATTTGGAGACAGGAAAAGCAATAACTTTTACACAAGAAGAAGGACGCAGAATTTTTTTGTTTGTGATGGAAGGGGAACTGACTCTTAATAGGAGTATGACACTAAACAGACATAATTCAGCCCGAGTTACGGAAACATCGACACTAGAAGTAACAACAAACTCTGGAACACATTTCATGCTCATTGATTTACCATAG
- the trpS gene encoding tryptophan--tRNA ligase, which yields MKERILTGDRITGKLHLGHYVGSLKNRVELQNQYETYLILADVQALTTHFEKPELIKQNLRNVALDYLSAGINPDQATIFVQSLIPEIAELTTYFSMFVTVNSLRHNPTIKAEAKERGFQDMYYGFLGYPVSQTADITFCKATLVPVGEDQLPHIEQTRKIVRRFNQLYKPVLLEPKPLVGDVPRLIGLDGNNKMSKSLGNAIYLDSTQEDVNEKIKKATTDPARIHKTDLGHPEICPIYAYHQAFRKEGSDEIYESCKKGQIGCMECKRKITRSINDLLEPMRERRIVYQNDPKKVDEILMSGTEKARLIAKETMQEVREAMSMNYF from the coding sequence ATGAAAGAACGCATATTAACAGGAGATCGGATTACGGGAAAACTTCACCTTGGACATTACGTTGGGAGCTTAAAAAACCGAGTGGAGTTGCAGAATCAATATGAAACTTACTTAATACTAGCAGACGTTCAAGCACTGACGACTCACTTTGAAAAACCAGAGCTGATCAAACAAAACTTGCGTAATGTAGCCTTGGATTATTTATCCGCAGGAATTAACCCTGATCAGGCAACTATTTTTGTTCAATCTTTGATTCCAGAGATTGCTGAATTAACCACTTATTTTTCCATGTTTGTGACAGTGAATTCTTTACGCCACAATCCTACAATTAAAGCAGAAGCCAAGGAACGTGGCTTTCAAGATATGTATTACGGATTTCTTGGCTATCCTGTAAGTCAGACAGCAGATATTACTTTTTGTAAGGCGACGTTGGTTCCTGTAGGAGAGGACCAACTTCCTCATATTGAACAAACCAGGAAAATCGTCCGTCGATTTAACCAACTTTATAAGCCTGTGTTATTGGAACCAAAGCCACTTGTCGGGGATGTTCCACGACTTATCGGATTAGACGGAAACAATAAGATGAGTAAAAGCCTTGGAAATGCCATTTATTTGGATTCCACACAAGAAGACGTCAATGAAAAAATAAAAAAAGCGACAACTGATCCTGCCCGAATTCATAAAACCGATCTCGGTCATCCTGAAATTTGTCCAATCTATGCCTATCATCAAGCATTTCGTAAAGAAGGCTCCGATGAGATTTATGAAAGCTGTAAAAAGGGGCAAATCGGATGTATGGAATGTAAGCGAAAAATCACTCGAAGTATTAACGATTTATTAGAACCAATGAGGGAACGAAGAATCGTGTATCAAAATGATCCTAAAAAGGTCGATGAAATTCTTATGTCGGGTACAGAAAAAGCACGTCTTATAGCAAAAGAAACAATGCAAGAGGTACGTGAGGCAATGAGTATGAACTATTTTTAA
- the abc-f gene encoding ribosomal protection-like ABC-F family protein translates to MLELMQLQNIKVEIQNHTIFENINTNVQQGDIIGIIGKNGAGKSTLLQLLNGDFPPTEGQIKHLQGDLIITMVEQETESYFFDEVTSQEEALLRKWNVPIRDFSNLSGGERLKARLAKGLAKNTDILLLDEPTNHLDEQSSDFLISQLKSYKGTIILVSHDRYFLDKVVTKIWSIENQTLISHRGNYTSYMKFRERERLTQQREYEKQQKMIERIEGQMNQLTSWSKSAHAQSTKQEFPKEYYRVKAKRMDSQVKSKQKRLEKELEKIKVDAPKAEYQVNFSLKSNHKVGKRFLEVKNLEKSFEGRKLFKGANFTIQHGEKVSVTGPNGSGKTTFLNMITAKETVTKGEIWVSPSANIGYLTQEVFDLPLDQTPKQLFDKESFEARGHVRNLMKHLGFLDSQWTEPIGKMSMGERVKCKLMKYILEEKDVLILDEPTNHLDLPTREQLEETLEQYNGTLLVVSHDRYFLEKTTNTKLVFSNHTIYKQINKKEPSPKRDDSEELRLTLETERQEVLGKLSFMTPNNKEYEVLDLRFKELTKLIKELQ, encoded by the coding sequence ATGTTAGAACTAATGCAGTTACAAAATATAAAAGTTGAAATTCAAAATCATACTATTTTCGAAAATATAAATACGAATGTACAACAAGGGGATATTATCGGAATCATAGGTAAAAATGGTGCTGGTAAATCAACATTGTTGCAATTACTGAACGGTGACTTTCCACCAACAGAAGGACAAATTAAACACCTGCAGGGTGATCTTATCATCACGATGGTTGAACAAGAAACCGAGTCTTATTTTTTTGATGAGGTTACATCTCAAGAAGAAGCGTTATTAAGGAAGTGGAATGTTCCAATCCGTGACTTCTCGAATTTAAGTGGAGGAGAAAGATTAAAAGCCCGCCTTGCAAAAGGTTTAGCCAAAAATACGGACATTTTATTGTTGGACGAACCAACAAATCATTTAGATGAACAGAGTTCGGACTTCCTAATTAGCCAACTTAAAAGTTATAAAGGTACTATTATACTCGTATCACATGATCGTTATTTCTTAGATAAAGTTGTCACGAAAATATGGTCAATTGAAAACCAAACGCTCATTAGTCATAGAGGTAACTACACTAGTTATATGAAATTTCGTGAAAGAGAAAGACTTACACAACAACGTGAATATGAGAAACAACAAAAGATGATAGAACGTATTGAAGGTCAAATGAACCAACTAACATCATGGTCAAAATCAGCTCATGCACAATCAACAAAACAGGAATTCCCTAAAGAATACTATCGTGTAAAAGCTAAACGAATGGACTCACAGGTAAAATCAAAACAAAAACGTCTTGAAAAAGAACTTGAAAAAATTAAAGTTGATGCGCCTAAGGCTGAATACCAAGTAAATTTTTCATTAAAATCGAATCATAAAGTAGGCAAGCGATTCTTAGAGGTTAAAAATTTAGAAAAGTCTTTCGAAGGACGAAAACTTTTTAAAGGTGCTAATTTTACCATTCAGCATGGTGAAAAGGTTTCAGTTACAGGTCCGAATGGTAGTGGTAAAACGACCTTTCTGAATATGATAACCGCAAAAGAAACAGTTACTAAAGGCGAGATATGGGTTTCTCCATCAGCAAATATCGGCTATTTAACACAAGAAGTTTTTGACTTGCCCCTTGATCAAACTCCCAAACAGTTATTCGATAAAGAGTCATTTGAAGCGAGAGGACACGTACGGAATTTAATGAAACATTTAGGGTTCCTTGATTCTCAGTGGACAGAGCCTATTGGAAAGATGAGCATGGGTGAGCGTGTGAAGTGTAAGTTAATGAAATATATTCTAGAAGAAAAAGATGTGCTCATCCTAGATGAACCAACGAACCATCTAGATTTGCCTACCCGTGAACAACTTGAAGAAACATTAGAACAATATAATGGTACTCTATTGGTCGTGTCACACGATCGTTATTTTCTTGAAAAAACAACAAACACCAAGCTCGTTTTTTCAAATCACACCATATATAAGCAAATTAATAAGAAGGAACCATCACCAAAAAGAGATGATAGTGAGGAATTGCGTTTAACTCTTGAAACGGAACGACAAGAAGTTTTGGGGAAGCTTAGCTTTATGACTCCAAATAATAAAGAATATGAGGTGCTTGATCTAAGATTTAAAGAGCTTACGAAATTAATAAAGGAGCTTCAGTGA
- a CDS encoding MFS transporter, which translates to MVREKEKTIDLTKEQDTKTEHLQLESDSTMSQSMALLLAIACGMAVANIYYAHPLLDALSSDFSINHSTIGIVITITQICYALGLLLLVPLGDFLNHRRLIFGQMLMIIIALVIVGFAPSKVVFFIGIATVGMLATVTQTLVAYASTLSSPAERGRIVGLVTSGVVIGILLARTFSGILTDLGGWRSVYLTSAALMLIMVSLLYRKLPDVEFKRSSLSYPKLLRSVLLLFAQERILRIRGVLALLIFTAFSIVWTSLVLPLSAPPYSLSHTAIGAFGLAGVAGALAAARAGRLADRGLGQRTTGIALILLLASWLVMSLISYSLLALVIGVILLDLAVQAVHVTNQSIIFTVRPEARSRLTAAYMIFYSIGSATGSIASTNIYENFGWNGVCLLGASVSALALLFWAITLHLTEQIGKK; encoded by the coding sequence ATCGTGAGGGAGAAAGAAAAAACAATTGATTTGACTAAAGAACAAGATACGAAAACGGAGCATTTACAATTAGAATCCGACTCGACCATGTCTCAATCTATGGCACTATTGTTAGCAATAGCTTGTGGGATGGCTGTTGCAAATATCTACTATGCTCATCCACTACTCGATGCTTTATCGAGTGATTTTAGCATTAATCACTCAACCATTGGCATTGTTATTACCATCACCCAGATCTGTTATGCATTAGGATTGCTATTACTAGTTCCTCTCGGTGATTTCTTGAATCATCGGCGACTGATTTTCGGCCAAATGTTAATGATTATTATTGCTCTAGTTATAGTTGGTTTCGCTCCTTCCAAAGTGGTTTTTTTCATAGGTATAGCTACAGTAGGAATGCTTGCCACTGTTACACAGACACTGGTTGCATACGCATCAACATTGTCTTCTCCGGCAGAGCGTGGACGTATAGTTGGTCTCGTTACAAGCGGAGTTGTAATTGGCATCCTTCTTGCCAGAACGTTTTCTGGTATATTGACAGATCTCGGTGGTTGGCGTTCGGTCTACCTTACCTCTGCTGCACTCATGCTCATCATGGTTAGCTTGTTATACCGAAAACTCCCAGATGTTGAGTTTAAACGATCATCTCTATCCTATCCAAAGTTGTTGCGTTCTGTCCTCTTGTTATTCGCACAGGAAAGAATCTTGCGTATCCGAGGAGTATTAGCATTGTTGATATTTACCGCCTTTAGCATTGTTTGGACTTCGTTGGTGCTGCCTCTTAGTGCTCCACCATACTCTCTTTCACATACAGCTATTGGAGCATTTGGCCTCGCTGGAGTGGCTGGAGCATTGGCTGCTGCTCGAGCCGGGCGTCTTGCTGATCGAGGATTAGGGCAGCGAACAACCGGTATAGCTCTTATTTTATTATTAGCATCATGGTTGGTAATGAGCCTTATAAGCTACTCACTGCTCGCATTGGTTATTGGTGTTATCCTTCTTGACCTCGCCGTGCAAGCTGTGCATGTCACAAACCAAAGTATAATTTTTACAGTGCGCCCTGAGGCGAGAAGTCGGCTTACGGCTGCTTACATGATTTTTTATTCCATCGGCAGTGCAACAGGTTCAATTGCTTCAACCAATATTTATGAAAACTTTGGATGGAACGGAGTCTGTCTATTGGGGGCCTCCGTCAGTGCTTTAGCCCTTTTGTTTTGGGCAATAACCCTCCATCTGACGGAGCAAATTGGAAAGAAATAA
- a CDS encoding pirin family protein has translation MSIRIFSPNQQAFGQFDEGRIVEQKPIGFPGEGSAVERVGTLFYWAWFKVKDTGHLPLHPHRGFEIISYLLQGEVHHHDTRGNDERVSEGGIQIMQTGSGVQHSERYEAGTSGFQIWFEPFMGEANYATPSYAHYEHHELPVVTNNGTIVKTIIGEDSPVHLVADAKMWDVTISSGQKFEYEIPEGYSIAGLVVEGRSIWHFENGATPVDSEVFAVCEANTPSSLKIEASTDKDTRVILIKVPSILPYPSYKEVKIRAKVKK, from the coding sequence ATGTCCATTCGTATTTTTTCACCAAATCAACAGGCATTTGGACAGTTTGATGAAGGAAGAATTGTTGAGCAAAAGCCGATTGGGTTTCCCGGCGAGGGATCGGCAGTAGAAAGAGTAGGGACTCTTTTTTATTGGGCATGGTTTAAGGTAAAAGATACAGGTCATTTGCCACTACATCCTCATAGAGGATTTGAAATTATTTCTTATCTTCTACAGGGAGAAGTGCATCATCATGATACACGTGGAAATGATGAACGTGTCAGTGAAGGTGGCATCCAAATCATGCAAACAGGAAGTGGAGTTCAACACTCGGAAAGATATGAAGCAGGTACATCAGGATTTCAGATTTGGTTTGAGCCGTTCATGGGCGAAGCCAATTATGCCACACCAAGCTATGCCCATTATGAACATCATGAACTGCCAGTTGTCACGAATAATGGAACTATCGTAAAAACAATCATCGGAGAGGACTCTCCCGTTCATTTAGTGGCAGATGCTAAAATGTGGGATGTAACCATCTCTTCTGGACAAAAGTTCGAATATGAGATACCTGAGGGCTATTCCATCGCAGGACTTGTTGTGGAAGGGCGATCCATTTGGCATTTCGAAAATGGAGCAACACCTGTAGACTCAGAAGTGTTTGCAGTATGTGAAGCTAATACGCCCAGTTCTCTAAAGATTGAGGCCAGCACCGATAAGGATACTCGAGTTATCCTTATTAAGGTTCCAAGTATACTTCCTTACCCTTCGTATAAAGAAGTTAAAATCAGGGCTAAAGTTAAGAAGTAA
- a CDS encoding DDE-type integrase/transposase/recombinase: MEERLRRAEAEIALLRTENDFLKKLERIEKKEVGRNKALPSNKFALIWTIVKQRRFSRMMAYLSCVKASMTREIVSFHLSSSLKMDIAYKTIDKLMIHLGGIVNPGTILHSDQSMHYTYPEFQHRVKKLGLTQLMSRRGNCWDKDPIV; encoded by the coding sequence ATGGAAGAGCGCTTGAGAAGGGCTGAGGCTGAGATTGCTCTCCTTAGGACGGAAAATGATTTCCTAAAAAAGTTAGAGCGCATCGAAAAAAAGGAGGTGGGAAGAAATAAAGCACTACCTTCAAATAAATTTGCTTTGATTTGGACTATCGTCAAACAACGTAGGTTTTCACGGATGATGGCTTATTTGTCATGTGTAAAAGCTAGTATGACACGTGAAATTGTTTCCTTCCACCTTTCCTCATCTTTAAAAATGGACATTGCCTACAAGACAATTGACAAGCTGATGATTCATTTAGGTGGTATAGTAAACCCTGGCACAATCCTACACTCTGATCAAAGTATGCATTACACGTATCCTGAGTTTCAACATCGAGTTAAAAAACTTGGTCTCACACAATTAATGTCACGCAGAGGAAACTGCTGGGACAAGGATCCAATCGTTTAA
- a CDS encoding MFS transporter, which produces MIVPPAIAYVADITTIEERAKGNSLLSAAMSFGFVIGPGFGGILAEYGTRVPLYAATGAAIAGVVFSIVCFPESLSKEQMKAARTKTPQKESFLKQYAKSLKSKYAMLFVLVLVMTFGPANFESVLGLYVTNRFQFSPQNIAMILTTGAVIGVGMQVLIVAKVIKMFGEKR; this is translated from the coding sequence TTGATTGTTCCGCCAGCGATAGCATATGTAGCTGATATTACAACGATCGAAGAGCGTGCCAAAGGAAATAGTCTACTAAGCGCGGCGATGTCATTCGGATTTGTTATTGGACCTGGATTTGGAGGTATTCTTGCAGAGTATGGAACGAGAGTGCCACTTTATGCAGCGACTGGTGCGGCTATTGCTGGCGTTGTTTTTTCAATAGTTTGTTTTCCTGAAAGTCTATCGAAAGAACAAATGAAAGCAGCGCGAACAAAGACTCCTCAGAAGGAATCATTTCTCAAACAGTATGCGAAATCGTTGAAATCAAAGTATGCAATGCTCTTTGTACTCGTCTTGGTAATGACCTTTGGACCCGCTAACTTTGAATCAGTTCTTGGTTTATATGTAACGAACCGCTTTCAATTCTCACCGCAAAATATTGCCATGATTCTCACCACAGGTGCTGTTATTGGAGTTGGTATGCAAGTATTAATTGTTGCTAAAGTAATTAAGATGTTTGGTGAAAAAAGGTGA
- a CDS encoding MarR family winged helix-turn-helix transcriptional regulator, whose product MSNENAVHETELSLKLLIVLSRANRAVMHRVTEDIRSHGLNPTEFAVLELLYHKGDQPIQHIGKKVLLASGSITYVVDKLEGKKLLERKACPKDRRVTHAVITEKGKELMDEIFPRHEKAVDEIFGGLDSKEKVTMITLLKKLGFYAEELR is encoded by the coding sequence ATGAGTAACGAAAATGCAGTACATGAAACGGAGCTATCCTTAAAATTACTCATTGTATTGTCACGAGCAAATCGTGCTGTCATGCATCGTGTGACAGAGGATATCAGAAGCCATGGATTAAATCCAACAGAATTTGCTGTGCTTGAACTGCTATATCACAAAGGTGACCAGCCTATTCAACATATTGGTAAAAAGGTGCTGCTGGCAAGTGGAAGTATTACGTATGTTGTTGATAAACTAGAAGGAAAAAAACTTCTTGAAAGAAAAGCATGTCCAAAGGATAGACGGGTTACGCATGCAGTGATTACAGAAAAAGGAAAAGAACTCATGGATGAGATTTTTCCAAGGCATGAAAAAGCGGTTGACGAGATATTCGGAGGGTTAGATTCAAAGGAGAAGGTAACGATGATTACACTTTTGAAAAAGCTTGGTTTTTATGCAGAAGAGTTGAGGTAA
- a CDS encoding MFS transporter: MIKGSLLFTSFAYVVLLFAKDFWGIFLVAARIFFATAMLRPALNTQLSKMVESEQGYVAGMNNAYMSVGNILGPTLAGFLFDTNMFAPFIAGGCILFITFLMTLKLK, encoded by the coding sequence GTGATAAAAGGCTCTCTTCTTTTTACATCATTCGCTTATGTTGTACTTCTATTTGCCAAAGACTTTTGGGGTATCTTCCTTGTAGCTGCCAGAATTTTCTTTGCTACCGCTATGCTTCGTCCGGCTCTTAATACACAATTATCGAAGATGGTAGAGAGTGAACAAGGATATGTAGCTGGTATGAACAATGCCTATATGAGTGTAGGTAATATTTTGGGTCCAACTCTAGCGGGATTCTTATTTGATACAAATATGTTTGCTCCATTCATAGCAGGTGGTTGTATTCTTTTTATTACTTTTTTGATGACGCTAAAATTGAAATGA
- a CDS encoding IS3 family transposase gives MHRGYIERYNYYRCQWTLEKLTPVEYRNQLLAA, from the coding sequence ATGCATAGGGGCTATATCGAAAGATATAACTACTATAGGTGTCAGTGGACATTAGAAAAGCTGACTCCTGTTGAATACAGGAATCAGCTTTTAGCAGCCTAG
- a CDS encoding pirin family protein, which produces MINVYPAESRHTSNHGWLKTSHSFSFADYYDPNNLNFGPLRVLNDDFVAPHHGFGAHPHQEMEIVSIVLKGYLKHTDTSGGTATTTFGGVQRMSAGTGVIHSEVNPSGDEEVNFLQLWFIPEEKSLTPSYEQTQFDVEKMKNALLPVVSKQNSSNNVAHIHQDLTIYLSDIEEGKEITFSQEEGRRIFLFVIEGGLVVNGDTALNKRDSARITETSSLQLTTTSSSRFMLIDLP; this is translated from the coding sequence ATGATAAACGTGTATCCTGCTGAATCTAGGCATACTTCTAATCATGGATGGTTAAAGACCTCTCATAGTTTTTCATTTGCGGATTATTACGATCCAAACAATCTCAACTTTGGTCCTCTTCGCGTATTAAATGATGATTTTGTTGCTCCACATCATGGTTTTGGTGCACACCCTCATCAGGAGATGGAGATTGTATCTATTGTACTGAAAGGATATTTAAAGCATACTGATACTTCAGGGGGGACAGCAACAACGACATTCGGTGGGGTACAGAGAATGTCAGCCGGTACAGGGGTGATTCATTCCGAAGTAAATCCGTCAGGGGACGAAGAGGTAAACTTCTTACAGCTCTGGTTTATCCCTGAAGAGAAGAGCCTCACTCCATCGTATGAACAAACACAATTTGATGTTGAAAAAATGAAAAATGCTTTATTGCCTGTTGTATCAAAGCAAAATTCTTCTAATAATGTTGCTCACATTCACCAAGATTTGACTATTTATTTGTCTGATATAGAAGAAGGCAAAGAAATTACATTCTCCCAAGAAGAAGGTCGACGCATTTTCTTGTTTGTTATCGAAGGTGGACTTGTTGTTAACGGTGATACAGCTTTAAATAAACGGGATTCGGCACGCATCACGGAAACATCCTCCTTACAGCTAACCACTACATCCAGCTCCCGTTTCATGCTAATTGACTTACCGTAA